One window of the Hyalangium minutum genome contains the following:
- the lanKC gene encoding class III lanthionine synthetase LanKC: MREFTGFIIVDPERYESLDRYRSTQSDYRGLVSLLLPTGWTLSDEPGVWCGAAPEGGVIPAQGFKIHISAIHEHAPTILRTILPILTEERVPFKFLVDEQMLGYMSSSDCPGSSCGKFITIYPSDVRHFVRMMERLHAVTAGFAGPYILSDKRYRGSKVLFYRYGAFKAQGRVDIFGERVYHIQGADGSCVSDQRQPFFFLPNGVADPFPDDPEPEPSEVVLKGRYRITGVLAQSSKGGVYLAVDLETGAELVVKEGRRFINRTAASPHDAVACLANEYRVLKILEDTGLTPRPYDFFEEWEHSFIVMERIQGKRSLISYRASSDSPLALISNPSWQDVIDYCTRFVDIARNLTDALRKIHDLGVVVHDLAPQNILLDPTTRTVSFVDFESAHCTAGGQDGLIVPLQTPGFGGPSALRGEKPTVEEDYQALSGVLCDLIFPVTSFFTINPQSRRRLYSRIAREKGIPGEVLALALDIGESPSSADALLESARRSIAAVRPPEPLPPAAKAHELSAAVEKIAEYAVWALEKPRRLDPPTDYRRFITNDLNISYGVAGIALFLHRVKGDLPPSVRGGLLELSETAGIRDYPPGLHIGLAGIALAFHEIGLKERAKALMAMANASPILHDNLDVFYGTAGVGLANLWFFHVTKREEYLDQAAALSSRLKAGLQKTGDGYCYPSSDGITYHGYAHGAAGIAQFFLKLYQCTGEPEHLELARGLLDFEMAHARGADDSLIWQRSRDENVVSPYSHIGSAGIGCVLLDFHRVLGEPRDLAAARKIARHLYGKYSAFPGRFAGMAGLGDFFIDMHQHTGEVHYREEAHRFAERIMLFAIEKEHGIVFPGEELVRISTDLGTGSAGIGIFFDRLVRDGDRLLGDF; encoded by the coding sequence ATGCGTGAGTTCACCGGCTTCATCATCGTTGACCCGGAACGCTACGAGAGCCTCGACCGGTACCGTTCGACGCAGAGCGATTATCGGGGTCTCGTGAGTCTGCTCTTGCCGACGGGCTGGACGCTCAGCGACGAGCCGGGGGTATGGTGCGGCGCGGCCCCCGAAGGCGGTGTCATTCCGGCGCAAGGGTTCAAGATCCACATCTCCGCAATCCATGAGCACGCGCCGACGATCCTGCGGACCATCCTTCCGATCCTGACGGAGGAGAGAGTTCCCTTCAAGTTTCTCGTGGACGAGCAAATGCTGGGTTACATGAGTTCCAGCGACTGCCCCGGGAGCTCTTGTGGAAAATTCATCACGATCTACCCGTCCGACGTCCGGCACTTCGTGCGCATGATGGAGCGCCTGCACGCCGTCACGGCGGGATTCGCAGGGCCCTATATCCTCTCCGACAAACGGTACCGGGGCAGCAAGGTTCTCTTCTATCGATACGGGGCCTTCAAGGCCCAGGGGAGGGTCGATATCTTCGGCGAGCGGGTTTACCATATCCAGGGGGCCGATGGCTCCTGTGTATCGGACCAGCGCCAACCATTCTTCTTCCTTCCGAATGGCGTGGCCGATCCGTTCCCCGACGATCCAGAGCCCGAGCCAAGCGAGGTCGTCCTGAAGGGACGATATCGGATCACCGGTGTCCTCGCGCAGTCCAGCAAGGGCGGAGTCTATCTGGCGGTCGATCTCGAAACCGGGGCGGAGCTAGTCGTCAAGGAAGGGAGGCGCTTCATCAACCGGACCGCCGCTAGCCCCCACGACGCCGTGGCCTGCCTGGCGAACGAGTATCGCGTCCTAAAGATCCTGGAGGACACCGGCCTGACCCCCAGGCCATACGACTTCTTCGAGGAGTGGGAGCACAGCTTCATTGTCATGGAGAGGATCCAGGGGAAGAGGTCCCTGATTTCCTACCGAGCGTCCAGCGACTCCCCCCTGGCGCTGATAAGCAACCCCTCGTGGCAGGATGTCATCGACTATTGCACCCGGTTCGTCGACATTGCCAGAAACCTCACGGATGCACTCCGAAAGATACATGACCTCGGCGTCGTCGTTCACGACCTCGCGCCGCAAAACATCCTCCTCGACCCGACGACGCGGACCGTTTCTTTCGTCGACTTCGAGAGCGCTCACTGCACCGCCGGAGGTCAGGACGGCCTGATCGTTCCGCTTCAGACGCCGGGTTTCGGCGGGCCGTCGGCGCTCCGGGGCGAAAAACCCACCGTGGAAGAGGACTACCAAGCGCTGAGCGGCGTCTTGTGCGACCTCATCTTCCCCGTCACGTCGTTTTTCACGATCAACCCGCAGTCGCGACGGCGCCTGTACTCTCGCATTGCACGGGAGAAGGGCATTCCTGGCGAGGTCCTCGCGCTGGCGCTGGATATCGGCGAAAGCCCGTCGAGCGCCGACGCGCTGCTCGAGAGCGCCCGACGGAGCATCGCCGCTGTGAGGCCGCCGGAGCCGCTCCCGCCCGCGGCCAAAGCGCATGAGTTGTCGGCGGCGGTCGAGAAGATTGCAGAATATGCGGTATGGGCGCTGGAGAAGCCGCGGCGGCTCGACCCTCCGACTGATTACCGTCGGTTCATCACGAACGACTTGAATATCTCTTATGGCGTCGCCGGCATCGCGTTGTTCCTACACCGCGTAAAAGGAGATCTGCCACCCTCCGTGCGCGGCGGACTCCTCGAACTCTCCGAGACGGCCGGCATTCGCGATTATCCACCGGGGCTCCATATAGGGCTGGCCGGGATCGCCCTGGCATTTCACGAGATCGGTCTCAAGGAGAGGGCGAAGGCCTTGATGGCGATGGCCAACGCCTCGCCGATCCTCCACGATAACCTGGATGTGTTTTATGGCACCGCAGGCGTTGGACTGGCCAACCTGTGGTTCTTTCATGTGACGAAGCGTGAGGAGTACCTGGACCAGGCGGCAGCGCTGTCCTCTCGCCTCAAGGCGGGGCTGCAGAAGACAGGAGATGGCTATTGCTACCCCAGTTCCGACGGGATCACGTATCATGGCTATGCGCACGGGGCGGCAGGCATCGCCCAGTTTTTCTTGAAGCTCTACCAGTGCACGGGGGAGCCGGAGCACCTCGAGCTTGCCAGGGGCTTGCTTGATTTCGAGATGGCGCACGCCCGGGGTGCGGATGACTCTCTCATCTGGCAGCGCTCGCGCGACGAGAACGTCGTCTCACCTTACTCGCACATCGGGAGCGCAGGAATCGGCTGCGTCTTGCTGGACTTCCACAGGGTCCTAGGCGAGCCCCGCGACCTGGCGGCAGCGAGGAAGATCGCGCGCCACCTGTACGGGAAATACAGCGCCTTCCCGGGAAGGTTTGCCGGCATGGCGGGGCTTGGGGACTTCTTTATCGACATGCACCAGCACACAGGCGAAGTGCACTACCGCGAGGAGGCGCATCGCTTTGCAGAGCGCATCATGCTCTTTGCCATCGAAAAGGAGCACGGCATCGTCTTCCCCGGTGAGGAGCTGGTACGAATCTCCACGGATTTGGGCACCGGCTCGGCCGGAATAGGCATCTTCTTCGACCGTCTCGTGCGAGATGGCGACAGGTTGCTCGGCGATTTCTAG